A window of Melopsittacus undulatus isolate bMelUnd1 chromosome 10, bMelUnd1.mat.Z, whole genome shotgun sequence genomic DNA:
AAACCACTGATCACCTGTGTAATAGtaagccacagcagcagctaccTGTGCTCCATCCTTTCTTTAGAGAGGGTGAGGTCTTTGCAAGTATAGTTTTACCTGTATCCCTTCAGTCTTTATCCCAGGCAGGGATGCTACAGGCAGAGTTGCAATCAGTACTCCTGCCTAGTCTGTAAGGTTTCTGCTGGTTTTTCTCATGCATCCATTAGATGTAATATTGCAGCTACTGCCTCTGTTTTCAGGCTGAGCATCTGTCCAGGCTGGGAAATcaaaactatttctttcttgtgtAGGATATTTCTAGGCCCCGGCCACCACAGAGAGCTTTGCCAGCCGATCCCATCCCAAACAGACCCAGAGCCTGgccagggagcagctctgccatctCACTGCCTCCTGCAAACACTAGAACTCCAGGACAACTCCAGCCTGTGACAGAGGTAGGCACTGAGCACAGTGGTGGgaaacacagcagcatctcctcaCCACAAGGGAATAAGAGTATTCTGAAGGGAATAACCTTGCTATCATATTGCAAAACATCATGCATAGCACTGGTGGGTGGAAATGGAGAGGCTGTTGGGTTGGTTGCCTTTATTGAAGGGCACTAAAGTTTACCTGATCCTTACTACATTTATTGAGTTAAGCAAAACAGTTGACTCAGTTCTCCACATACCTGAGCACTTCCTCAGGTAAGACATCTGGGAGAATTTCCTATGTGATGTGTTAGGGTATGAATGCATGTGAATGGAGACAGGCTTCCCCTGGCTATCTGTAACATCAGCTCCAGGAGGAGAGGGCAGTGTCTGCTCTTTCATCAGTGCTCActcctctctcttttcccttttttcatcTCATCCAGAATACTGGTGTCAGGATGGCTGGAGCAGTGAATGTCTTGAAGCCAGGTTCCTGTGGGCACTCATGAAGCACACTGTTCCTGGCTGGCTCTGACCTTCACAGGGGACTGGAGGGCCTTCATCACCCAAAAACCCATTCACGGCCACAGGCAGGGTCTTGgctcctcttctccagcctcctctGTTTCCTGTGTGACTCAACAAGCTGCAGTCAGCTTGGCAGGAGTGCTCCCAGGAGCTGCACTGGTACATGGCAAGCTGAACTCAACCCTCTCTGCTGATAGCCTTTTCCATATAGGAATGACTTGTTTCTACGGTATTTAAATATTACTGTGCAATATCcagtgctgggatggagggATTTCACATGTTTCTAATCAGTTATTTAAGTCTTAACAGGGAGGACAAGCTCTGAGTGCAGATGCTGGCCTTGATGGACTTTCATGTAAGACCCAGCCCTGTTGGCTTCCTCAGCCCATCcacacagctgcaggagcatAGGTTGGTGCTATACAGAAACCACTGCCTCCTGGGAGAGCGGAAGGCAGCTGTTGAAACTTTCTTTGGCTTATTCTCAGTTTACAGTGGGTGGCAAATGAGGCCACAACAGGGAGCAAACCATGAAAATATTCCCGGTTAAGGTAATTTGTGGGTCACAGTGGATTTTTATTAGCTTTAATAGAGTGGATTATTTTCCCCATATAGCCATCTTCAGCAAGAGTGCTGCAACCTGCCTGTCCTCCAGCACTCAGTGCTGTACAACAGGAAAGCATCCCCAGTGCAGCCCGTGTGCTCTCATCCATGGCACTGGGACACAGCCAAGGTACGACAGGGAAACTGATAAGAGCAAATAGCCAGAAGGAAACTcagcaaaacccagcactgaaaTCTTCTCTCCAACATGCGGTACCATGGATCAGTGACATATCTGTATGTGTCTCCTCAGGCTTCAGCCTGTGCTGAGCAGTAGCTCAGCATGGGCTGTGTGCTCCCCATACCGGTGAGAAACCTACCTTCGAATTGCCCAGGTGATAAACCAACACGAATATTACCGCAACACATGGTGCTTTTGTAGGGCAGCTCATTTACTCCAGGCTTTTTCTCCAGTATGTGGATGGAGAGAGCTGTCTGTGTGCACTTTAAGCAGCTGATGGTTCTGACCCTGAGGACCCTCCCTTATgactttcttcatttcttttcctcccaagAGTTTGGGCTGTTTTACATTGTTTTTTCCTCACGATTTTAAATTAAGACCTTTAGTTATGCcagaatgtttccttttttctttttttttccttgaaatgaTTTCCTTGGAGAACCCAGGGAATGCTGGAGCTATGGTTACAACAGTTCTGTTGTGTCTGATTTTTATTATGGACAAATCTTCAGTGATTGCTGCTGTGCATGTGAGAAACTGTATTATTGGCATAAAGAAAAGTCTTGTCTGATGGTTCTTTCCCAAAGCTCCACTGACTGAAAAAGACCCAAAATATAGCAAAACAAATAAGCCCCAAGCACTCATTAAATGTGCAGTTATATGTAGCAGTTAAATTACTTAAATCATAGTAGGATTTGCAACTTCACTACCTCTTTCTCCACAAGGAAACAGTACACAGGGTCTGTCTTGAATTTCTCATAGATTATTCCTTGTCTTGACCATTTTGGCCCTTTTGTTACCTTCTAGATGCCTGGAACAAAACCATCCTAAAATACTCCCCAAAATAAAGGATGGCAAGTGAAAAGACATCAGCTTTCTAAccttttaatgtctttttctgtAGTTGGAATATATTACATATAAACAACCTATTATCAAACAACCCCCAAATTTGCTGTTTCTTGGGGCGCAGCTAATGTTGCTATGTAATGGTGTGTTTTACTGCTCACAGGTGGAGCAGTAGGCTGGGCACATGCTGTACATACACTGTAGTAGTACAGCTTCGACCACAAGAACTTGACCTTGTATCTGAGCCCTCACTGAAGACAGCAGCAGACTTCTGCTGCAATCAGTGATCTTTATCAAATGGCCACCAAAAAATATGTGATCACAAAGCCCATGGGCACACAAAGCTCAGAGAACAACGGCATGTGCACCCAAACTCTAATGGAAAACCTTGTCACTGGAATATCGTAAAGTCTCCAAAAGGTAGTTTTAAATCCTTATTAGTTTTCATATATGTGCAAGTTGAGTGAATGAGAATGAGGGAACTGTGGGAGGAGTGAAGATGGTGAAACCTTGGGAGAACACATACCAAAATACATCTCACTTTCTCCTGTGTCCACATATTAATGGTTTACAATAATGTTCTCTATGCAAATACTTGAAGAATGCAATTCATTGTGCCTTTTGCCTGGTTTTAATAAATTTGTCAGTTGTCATTAGCAAGTGTGTGTCATTAATCAGTGTGCCACTGCATTACCTTCATTGCACATATGGCATTTGTCCACGACTGGCAGGATAGCAGGAGAAATGACTTTTATAAAATGAAGCTCTAGAAAGTGAGGAAAGATGAGTCTCGGTTACAGGCTTTTTCTAAGGTTAGATGCATGAAGCATTACACCAATTCTGATGTCAAAAAGCTCGAGTTACTTGGACTATTTTCTGTTACCAAACGAGGGCGCTGCTGGTTTATTCTCTGCCCAGATGCTCTTTCTGCTCTACCCAGCGGTCCCTCAGCCTGTTTCTTTTAGGGCCTCACCAATAAGATCAGACAAATCACGAAAAACTTTCAGATTCACCTGCAACGGTggctttttttggttgtttgtttttttttttaatagaaaaagcctttatttccttttccacattccaaaaaaaatagaattgaaATGTTGTTACAAGAGATTGCATATTCCCACCCTCAAACCCATGTTGCGGTTGTTCAGCGATGCTCAGGCCTAGGTATAATCAGGTCAGCATCGCAGACAGCATCAGTGCTCCAGGGCTAACCCAGCCAAGAGCTGCCTCTGGATCAAGCCAGCCTGGCAAAGCCAGCTCAGGCTTTGCTGCTCCCTGGTTGGGATTTACTGTGAGAAAATGGGCTCCAATCTCCGTTtgcagcaggatgggaaaaACTTTTAACTGCAGCAACAGCTTCCTTTTTCACCTTCCAGATTCAAATGTTATTTCTCCCATTTCTTCATCATCACCACTGACAGAAATCCAAGGGGGTTTTGAAGGTGCCCCATTGCAAGAGTCCAGGTAACATCCATGCTGTATTGAGAAAGATGGAGAGGAGTGAACATAACCACTCTGGAGTAAACTGCATCcctacagctctgcagagcatcaTCCACTTATATCTGTCTTTTAACATACAACTCATACCTCCCtctaaacaacaaaaacaaaaaagcttttgattttaaatgatAGCAGGAAATGTCATGGGGCTCTGAGAGCTGGGAGGCTCTCCGAGGTCAAGAtatttcctaagaaaaaaattactttaaagttACAGCCATTTGGtctttcagctggaaaagattTTCAAGGGCCCCAAAGTCTTGCAGACAGTGCCAGTGTTTCTCCTACCATGGAGTTTACCTTGCCAGAGCTCCCAGCCTGAGCAGGGGCTGCCCCTTGCTAAGTGAGGTCTAGATCAGAGCCAGTGGCTTCACCAATCACATCAGCATGGACTGGGCACCATTGCTGCTAAGGAAAAAgcccaaataaacaaaatgccACGTAAAGCTAAGTAACACTAGCTAGTTACTAACTAGTGCTGCAGGGAAACTCCTGCACCTCATAAAAaccaaaagctgaaaaagattTGCTTGCCATCATcctataaaataattttatgggTCCTGCCACTGAGCTTGAGTGAACGCCTGCTCCAAAATTCACCATGTTTTGCCCATATTCACCAATATTCTTGTCCCATATTCGCAGAGCAAGTAATTAAATAAGGATGAGAAGAGTTTGAATAGATGTGCACCACTCAGTCCTTGCCTCTTACCTGTCAGAGATACTGGCCTGTATTTTGGAGTTCATGCAAGTgcctggaaagggaaaaaaaggacaaaaacacACTTATCAGTGATTCAGTCAGGGCCTGGAAATAAACACATCAATGTCCACCCGGGGTTTAACTCTACCAAGCTTTGGATAAGACACTGttagttttctgcttttcattttttaaactgttcaCTAGTATCCAGAATATTGACATCAGCCCATTCACCCAACCTCCAGACCCTTGCATATAACACATTAGGTGTAGATCATTAATACTTTGGGTTTATCCTCTGGGGCGATGCTGGAGTTGTCCACCTCTATCAGGATGTTCTTGTCATCTCGGGTGACTGGCGCTTGCTGTCCACTCTGGAGGACCTGTGGTAGATTCCCTAAACTGACATCCATGTCTTTGAAGGCATGGAGTAAAAACACCCCCAGAATGATGGTGAGGAAGCCACAAACTGTCCCAATGATGTCAACAACAGTCATGGTGACCCACTCCTTAAAGAGGATGACGGAAGTTGTGATGACGATGGTGGTGAACAGCACATAGTAGATAGGAAACACCAAAGATGTATTGAAAATGTCTAGAGACTTATTGAGGTAGTTAATTTGTGTAGTGATGGATGCCACCAGTGTGACGACTAGGATCCACGTCAATGGGTGCTGCAGTACAGGCTGGCCAGCAAAGAAGCCCTTAATGGCAATACCCAGGCCCTTGACTGAAGACACGGAGAAGGCACCAATAACAGAGCAGATGGTGAGGTAGATGAGGATGTTGCTCTGGCCATAGCGCGGTGCGAAGTAGAAGatcaggaggaagcagacagccAAGAGGATCGCAGCATAAGCAAGGAAAcctggaagaggaagagaagtaaCTCAAAACTGAGCAGTGGGCATGGAGAGCAGTACATGCTGCCCAGCCCCAAGAGAGAACACAACCTCTTGCATACCTGGTTCTTTCAGCTTAGAAGACATTTCATCCAGAGTGGTGACCTCTTCATCCTCCGGGGCATGTATCACCATCACAGTGCTGCCCACGAGGCTCAGCATGCAGCCCAGCTTTCCTAGCATGTTGAGCCGTTCTCCAAGCAAATATGAAGACAGGATAGCACTGTACGGAGCAGAAAAATGTCAGCAGGTCCTTTAAAGTCCTTTACAGAAGGAACAGTAGCTAAAATAAGGTAAGGAATGCCTTCATGTGATATAAGAACATAAATTTAGAGTAAATATGTTGGATTCCAGTGTTTTATTACACAATCACATTGCATCTACCAACAGCTGAACCTGCAGAGATGCAGGTGTGATCTCCAGCTCACAGCTCGTGTATCAGCAAGGTGAGGAAAATGCTGAATGTGTTAGCACATCCTCAGGAATATTTTCAAGGTCTACAGATTCACTTAGGAGCTGTTGGCCCTTACTAAGCTGTTAGAGCCCAAGGAAATGACTTCTgaggaaaacagagagaaaaaaccccaaccaaacaacaaaggAGTTACATCAGTTGTAACTAAATCATCTGAACTATTAAGCCCCAGAGAAGCTCTGAATGTATGGAGGCTACAGATATATCTGCAGAAATATCTAGTTGTTGTCCATAAAAATTAGGGACAAGACACTGGAGCAGTCCTAACCCTCAGTTTGCTTCTGCATTTCACAGTAACAGACTTTCTATAGAGCCTTCAGTATGCAGAGTCGTGCGTTTTGATATGAATCTCCTtcttaaaagtaaataaaataggaTCGCAGCCCTTTtaacaacagaaatacaaatacacaACATTAAAGCACCCTAAAAGCCTAGGACATAAAAGGCAAATGACAGAGTTTAAATACAAGCCTCACATTTTTGACCCTTTTAGATTTTGGTACCGTTCACtatgagaacaaaacaaaacaaacaaacaagaatctGAATTGCTAAAAGGACtgtaataaagaagaaaataacactgATATTTGTAATAATTTATGTCCCCAAAGGCATGCTACTTAATTCATAACTTTCCAAATGATCCCCCGAAAGGACAACATCTATAAATCACTGGACATTGTTTCCTTTAGGCAGAATAAATCATATTCCTCTCATTTTTAGTCTTTCTGTCTTCCCAGACAAACAAGCAGATTACAGACACATAAATCACCTTATGAGAACGCTCAGAGCCCCCAGAGGTGTCACAATCGTTGCAGGAGCAAAGGCATAGGCAGCAAAATTGGCAGCTTCCCCTCCGCCCACTAAAcaagcacaagaaaaataaatagcagtGAGTTACAGCAGGCtttttgtgctttctctgtGAGGCTTGCAAACCAGTAAGACATCAGTTAGACAGTGGTATTTTTTATAAGGGATTCCATGCTGCTGCTAAACAGGACCAGATAATGGGTGCAAATCTACTACAGATTAATACAAGGAGAGAAGCATCCCTAGAGCCCAGTGCTATGTGGAGCAGGacgggggggttggggggggtggtggtggaggggtgggaatggggatggggggggaggggggtggtggTGCCAGGGCTTGTCCTTGTCACAGCTGATCCATATGAACTCATTAACacaggcagctgcagtgtgtcTGGGTGGTTAATGAGGGGTGGGCACTTGTGGGAGCCCCAGTGCTAGAAGCCACCTACAAAACGTCTCTCCATGGGGCTGTGGTGTTGTTCTCTGGCAGAGATGTCCTTGTTTCCTGAGTAGTGAGTGTTGTGTGCTTGCTTATGGGTTGTGTTGTGGTGgctgtgcagcaggagctgcaagggCAAGGTGGGGGTacttggagctgctgcagtggtgagATCCAAAAAAGACTGCTCTGAAAGACTCTCTAGTAAAACCTGCTGCTCTCTAAATGGCTGTGAGTCCACTTGGGAAGATACTGTAACATGCAGCATCAAAACAGGTTTTAAGGCTAGCTTTAGGAGAAAACAAGCTTTGCTCAAGAATGGAACTGCTACCAACACCTCCTTCTTATCAcccctgtgcagcagcagtAACCTTTCCCAGAGGCCCCAGGCATGCATGGGAGGTTGTTTGCCCTGTGCCTGGTATGCAGGCAGACCGTTCAACTACCTTATTAAAACCTGGCTTTTCATGCATTTGATCTGGTAAAACTGAGCTATCAAGTCCTACCAgtcctgcaggaggatgggagATTCTGTGTGGCTCACCAGCCTCTGCTACAGATGGGGGAacttgccagaaaaaaaaggatttaagcCACTAGATATTGGGCTTATTCCACACCTGATTCACAGGGACAGACACACTGGAAAGGTTGAAAACACAGGGAAGCAGCTTCTACTTACTGGTTAACAAGCCAGCCCACCAGAGCCAGTCCTTTAGGTAGCCATGGCCTCCATCTCCTGAGGAAGCAAAGCACATAGACATGCAGGAGTTAACAACTGTGTTCTTCAGA
This region includes:
- the NIPAL4 gene encoding magnesium transporter NIPA4 isoform X2, whose amino-acid sequence is MEALEANSSCSNGSLLTLSCLSHRVVCQVIGNADPVWDNGTSDNSWVTRLETSYGFYIGLGLAVFSSFLIGSSVILKKKGLLRLVEKGGTRAGDGGHGYLKDWLWWAGLLTMGGGEAANFAAYAFAPATIVTPLGALSVLISAILSSYLLGERLNMLGKLGCMLSLVGSTVMVIHAPEDEEVTTLDEMSSKLKEPGFLAYAAILLAVCFLLIFYFAPRYGQSNILIYLTICSVIGAFSVSSVKGLGIAIKGFFAGQPVLQHPLTWILVVTLVASITTQINYLNKSLDIFNTSLVFPIYYVLFTTIVITTSVILFKEWVTMTVVDIIGTVCGFLTIILGVFLLHAFKDMDVSLGNLPQVLQSGQQAPVTRDDKNILIEVDNSSIAPEDKPKALA
- the NIPAL4 gene encoding magnesium transporter NIPA4 isoform X1, producing MEALEANSSCSNGSLLTLSCLSHRVVCQVIGNADPVWDNGTSDNSWVTRLETSYGFYIGLGLAVFSSFLIGSSVILKKKGLLRLVEKGGTRAGDGGHGYLKDWLWWAGLLTMGGGEAANFAAYAFAPATIVTPLGALSVLISAILSSYLLGERLNMLGKLGCMLSLVGSTVMVIHAPEDEEVTTLDEMSSKLKEPGFLAYAAILLAVCFLLIFYFAPRYGQSNILIYLTICSVIGAFSVSSVKGLGIAIKGFFAGQPVLQHPLTWILVVTLVASITTQINYLNKSLDIFNTSLVFPIYYVLFTTIVITTSVILFKEWVTMTVVDIIGTVCGFLTIILGVFLLHAFKDMDVSLGNLPQVLQSGQQAPVTRDDKNILIEVDNSSIAPEDKPKVLMIYT